Part of the Pseudarthrobacter sp. L1SW genome, CGGTGACGGACAAAGCCCGCTACGCCAAGCTGATCGACCGCACCCAGTGGTGGGGCCGGCAGATGGTCATTTACGGTGTGCACGTCCATGTGGGGCTGGACCGCCGCGACAAGGCCCTGCCGGTGCTGGACGGCCTGGTCAACTACTTCCCGCACTTCCAGGCGCTCTCCGCATCAAGCCCGTTCTGGGGCGGCGAGGACACGGGCTACGCTTCGCAGCGCGCTCTGATGTTCCAGCAGCTCCCCACCGCCGGGCTGCCGTTCCAGTTCCGCTCATGGGAGGAATACGAGTCCTACGTCCAGGACATGTTCACCACCGGCGTGATCGACACCCTCTCGGAGATCCGCTGGGACATCCGGCCGGTGCCCAACCTGGGGACCATCGAGATGCGCATTTGCGACGGCCTGGCCACGCTCGAGGAAGTCGGCGCCATCGCCGCCCTCACCCAGTGCCTGGTGGACGAGTTCTCCACCATCCTGGACAATGGCGGCACCATCCCCACCATGCCGCCGTGGCACATCCAGGAAAACAAGTGGCGCGCGGCCCGCTACGGCATGGACGCCATCATCATCCTGGACGCCGCGGGCAAGGAGCAGCTGGTCACCGAGCACCTGCTGGAGACCCTGAACCGGCTTGAGCCCGTGGCTGCCAAGCTTCGTTGTGCCGACGAACTTGCTGATGTGGAGAAAATCATCCGCCGAGGTGCCGGCTACCAGCGCCAGCGCCGCGTGGCGGCTGAACACGGCGGGGACCTACGGGCCGTGGTCCTGGACCTGGTCAAGCAGATGCGCAACGGCCCCACCGCCTGACTTCCCCTGCCGAATCGGGGCACTTCAACACGCACACGCCGGCCGCCCTCGTGATTTACGACGGCGGCGCCCCCAAAGTGCCCCGCGACGGTTGGCGGGACGCCCTGCCGTCAGGCGGGCAGGGAGACCGACGTGACCGGCATGGACGAGTCCGGTGCGAAATGGATGCCGCTGGGTTCCACTCCCGCCATCACCAGCTGCGCGCCCAGCGCGGCCACCATGGCGCCGTTGTCCGTGCAAAGGTCCAGCGGCGGCACATGCAGCCGGATCCCGGCGGAGGCGCAGCGCTGGCCGGTGAGCTCGCGGAGACGGGAATTTGCCGCCACGCCGCCGCCCAGGAGCACGTCCTTGATGCCGTGCTCACGGCAGGCCAGCACCGCCTTGGACGAGATGATGTCCACCACGGCCTCCTGGAAGGCGGCGGCGATGTCAGCCACCGGAATCTCTTCGCCGCGCGCCTCGAACTGCTCCACGCACCGGGCCACCGCGGTCTTGAGGCCGCTGAAGGACCAGTCGTAGCGGTGCTTGCCGGGCTCTTCGGCGGTGCCCATGTACTTCGGCTGGCTCAGGCCGCGGGGGAAGCGGATGGATTTCGGGTTGCCGGTGCGGGCCACCTTGTCGATGGCGGGCCCGCCCGGGTAGCCGAGGCCGAGGATCCGCGCCACCTTGTCATAGGCCTCGCCGGCGGCGTCGTCGATCGTGGAGCCGAGGAGCACCACGTCGTCGGTGATGCTGTTGATTTTCAGGATTTCCGTGTGGCCGCCGGAGACCAGCAGCGCGCCGAGGTTGTCCGGAAGCTGCGGGGCGGCGCTGCCCTGCCGGGCGGCGTTCTTCCCGTCCAAAAGTCCCACGCCCACATGGGCCACCAGGTGGTTGATGGCGTACAGGGGTTTGCCGGTGGCCACGGCCAGGGCCTTGGCCGCGCAGACGCCCACCATGAGGGCCCCGGCCAGGCCGGGTCCCGAGGTGACGGCGATGGCATCCACCTCGTCGAGGGTGACGCCGGCCTCGGAAAGCGCCTGCTCCAGGGTGGGAACGAAGGCGTCCAGATGGGCCCGGGAGGCGATCTCGGGAATGACGCCACCGAAACGGACGTGCTCGTCCATCGAGGAGGACACGGTGTTGGTCAGCAGCGTTGTTCCGCGGACCACGCCGACGCCTGTCTCGTCGCAGGACGATTCGATGCCCAGCACCAGTGGCTGCGAGCGGTTCATGGCTGGCCTCCTTCCTTGGGATTCACGTCGTCGGCGCCGGTTCCTGGGGTGCCTGTTGCAGAGGTGCCTGTTGCAGGGGTGCCGGCGAGCTGGAGGCGCATGATGAGGGCGTCGGTGCCGTCGCGGTAGTACCGGGGGCGGATGTGGATCTGTTCGAAGCCGAAGCGGACGTACAGCTGCTGGGCACGCGGGTTGTCCGCCCGTACCTCCAGTAGGACGTCTGCTGCCCGCCTGCGTCGGGCTTCGTCGATGAGGCTGGTGAGCAGCGCAGTGCCGATGCCCCGCCCCTCATATTCAGGGACGACGGCGATGGTCTGGACGTCCGCGATGGGCTCGATGCACATCAGGCCGGCGTAGCCCACGATGCCGTCACTGCCCTGCGCCACCAGGTAGCGGCGGGTTTCCGGCTGGGACAGTTCGTCAAGGAACATCTGCAGGGGCCAGGCATCCACCGGGAAGAGCCGCTGCTCCAGGGCACTGACGGCGGGAATGTCATCCAGTGTCATGTCGCGGACAGTGATGCCGTGGCTGCGGGGGTCGGCGTTCACAGGGCCCTCTTCCTCGGTCCGGGCACCTGGGCGTCGGATTCCCTGAGGTACAGCGGAGTGGAGTCCAGGAGCCCGTTGCCTTCCGCCAGCCGGGCAAGCGCGAACTTTCCCAGGAACAGGGCGTCCGGCTGTTCCTCCGTGAATCCGGGGTGGGCATCCAGGGCATCCGCGTACAGGCCGGCGCCGGCGCCGAAGGCCGGCAGGTCCGGCAGCTCGCCCGCGAAACTGACGTGGGGGCCGTCCTCCAGGACCGGAAGCTGGCCGTCCGCAACGCTGTAGCGCGCCCAGTAGACCTCTTTCCGGCGGGCGTCGGTCACCACCAGGAACTCCGCGACGGCTGCAGCGGATTCCGCCACCTCCAGGGCCACGGCGTCCAGGCTGACCAGCCCGTAGAGGGGCCTTCCCCAGACAAAGGCCAGGGTCCGGGCGGTCGCAATTCCAGACCGCAGTCCGGTGAACGGCCCGGGTCCCACACCCACCACCAGGGCGTCGATGTCCTGCCCGGCCACGCCGGCACCGGCGAGCAGGTCCTCGATTCCCGGGGCCAGCACTTCGGCATGGCTGCGGGTGTCCTCGGTGGAGAAGCTGGCCAGCACGTGCCCGGGAGCCTCGGATGAGACCAGGGCGGCGCTGGCAACGGCGGAGGTGTCAATGGCGAGGACCAGCATCAGCGGACCCCTTCCGTGGCGGCGCCGAGTTCAGGGGCGGCAGCCCACCGCGGGCCGTACCCGCGCATGACGATGGTGCGCGGCTCGTCCATGTCCTCTGTGTCGAAGTCCAGGCCAGCAGACTGCAGCCCTGCAGAGGACGCGCCGGCAGAGGGCAGGCCGGCTCCGAGTCCGATCGCCCGGTGCAGGTCGATCTCCAGCCTGCTCTCGCTAAGGTGTTCCACCCGGTCCCGGCCCCACTCCACCACCGTGACGGCGGAGTCCATGGTGTTTTCCAGGTCGATGTCGTCGATTTCGGCAGCGGAACCCAACCGGTATGCGTCCACATGGACCAGGTCCGGGCCGCCGGGCCGTGGACCGTCGGCCAGGTTGGGGTGGATGCGGACCAGGACGAACGTGGGGGAAATGATGCCCTCCCGGACGCCCAGCCCTTCTCCCAGCCCCTGTGTGAAGGTGGTCTTCCCGGCACCCAGCTCACCGCTCAGCACCAGCAGGTCCCCGGCCTCCAGGGCCGCCGCAAGGCTGACGGCGAGCGCATGGGTCTGCTCCGCCGTCGTGGCTGTGAAAGTCTTTTCCCAGTTGGGCAGGGCAGCCTCGCCGTTGGTGCTCACGAGGACGTCTCCTGGCTGGACGCGGAGCGCTGGTCCTCTTCGTTGACGAAGTACCGCGGCACCCTGGGGCTGATCCTGGTGACGATCTCGTAATTGATGGTTCCGGCTGCGCGCGCCCAGTCATCGGCGGTAGGGCCGCCGTCCGCGCCGTCGCCGAACAGCTCCGCCTCCGCGCCTAGCAGGTCCGCGCCGCCGGGGCCGTCGTCGCCCATGTCGATGACCATCTGGTCCATCGCAATCCTGCCCACCACGGGGTATGTCCTGCCCGCCACCCGCACCGGCCCGCCGGTGGCAACCCGCGGGACGCCGTCGGCATAGCCCATCGGAATCAGTCCCAGCGTGCTGGGGCCGCTGGTGTGGTAGCGGAGGCCGTAGGAGACGCCTTGGCCGTCCGGCACGCCCTTGCACTGTGACACCAGGGTCCGCAGGGTCATGGCCGGTCGGAGTCCCAGCTCGGCGGAGCTCTGCCCGCTGAAGGGCGAGAGACCGTAAATGCCAAGGCCCACCCGGACCAGGTCGAAGTGGGTGTCCGGCCGGGAGAGCGTGGCCGGGGTGTTGGCCAGGTGCCGGACCTCCGGGTCCACGCCGGCGTCCTCGGCAACGGCGAGGACTTCCCGGAACGTGGCCAGCTGCTGGTCTGTTTCGGGGCGCTCGGGCTCATCGGCAACCGCAAGGTGGGAGAAGATTCCCACCACCCGCAGCAGGCCCTGGTCCTGGTATTCCATGGCTTCGCCCACCAGCTGGTCCCAGGTGTCCAGGGCGGCTCCGTTCCGTCCCAGGCCGGTGTCCACTTTCAGGTGGATGCGGGCGGGGCGCTCCTGTTCCCGGGCCGCGGCCACGACGCTTTCCAGCTCCCAGCCCGAGCAGCCAATATCGACGCCGGCCGCCACAGCAGCACCAAAGTTGCTTTCCGTGGTGTGCAGCCAGGCGAGCAGCGGCGCCTCGATGCCGGCAGCGCGCAGCGCCAGCGCCTCGGATATGTGGGCCACCCCCAGCCAGGAGGCGCCTGCCTCCAGGGCGGCCCGCGCCACCGGAACCGCGCCGTGCCCGTACGCATCAGCCTTCACCACGGCCATGACTTTCGCCGGGGACGCGGCAGCGGCCAGGCGCCGGACGTTGTGCCGGATGGCGTCGAGGTCGATCACGGCGGACCGTTCATATCGGGGGCCGTGCCCCGGGGCAGCACTGGATTCTCCGGTTGTTGCGGGGTAAGTCACCCTAGTGATTCTAGTGCTGGCGCTTCAGGCCGAATAATCCGTCAGGCGTCCGAGAGGTGGGCGATGGTGGCCGACGCCCGGCGCTGGGCGGCGAGCGGGACATCCTGGATGATGTCGGCGAGGAAGCCGAAGCGCCGCAGCCATTGGCTCGTCTGCCGTTCGGGACGGGCGTTGGCGCGCTTCCACCAGTCGGCAATGTCGCCCCAGCCGGGGGCAGCCAGCGATCCGCCCACCTCCTGCACCGCCAGCGAGGCGCAGAGGTTGGCGAAGCGCAACCTGTTGCCCAGCGGCCAGCCGGCCAGGCTGCCAACGATGAACGCGGCGTCGAAGCAGTCCCCCGCGCCGGTGGGATCGTAAGCCTTGACCGGCAACGAAGGTACCCATTCCTCTTCCCCCGTCTCGGAATCCACGGCCATCGCGCCCTGGGCGCCGAGCGTCACCACCGCCACCGGGACCCGGTCCGCCAGCGCGTAGAGGGCGGTCCACGGATCGTCCTTCCCCGTGAAGGCCATGGCCTCGCGCTGGTTGGGGAGGAAGGCATGGAAGTACTGCAGGTTGTCCAGCCGGGCGGGCGCCCATTCTCCGCTGGGGTCCCAGCCGACGTCGCCGAACAGCTTGACCCCCGCGTGGTGCGCTGCCTTGGCCCACGGCTCGATCTCCCTGCCCACTTCCGCGATGCCTGCGAGCGCAGGGGGCGGGTCCCCGATCAGCTCGGAGGAGGTGATCGGGGCTGCGTGGCCGTGGGTCACCATGGACCGGTCCTTCTCCACGCAGAGGGAGACTGTGACGGGCGAGTGCCAGCCGGGCACTTTTTGCGACAGCGTGAGGTCCACATGCTCCTGGCCGGACAGGATCTTCCAGTTGAAGTCCCCGTAGCCGTCGTCCCCGAACGCGGCCGCCAGCCCTGTCTTCAGGCCCAGCCGGGCCGCAGCGATGGCCTGGTTGGCAACCCCGCCGGGGCAGCTGCCCATGCCGTCGCTCCAGATTTCGGTGCCGGGCTCCGGCGCGTGCGGAAGGCCGGTGAAAATGATGTCCTGGAAGACAGTTCCGGCCAGCAGCACATCGAATCCGGGCGTGGACGGCGGGCGGACAGCTGCCAGGGGGTCGAACGGGCGGGCTGGGATCGCGTCCATGTCCGCACACTACGCCCTGCCGCTGACATCCGGTAGGGGCCCGCCCGGCACGGGCCTAGACTGCTGGTTATGCGGCTTCTTATTGCCGGCGGCGGGGGTTTCCGGGTGCCGCTGATCTACCGGGCACTGGCATCCGGCCGCTTTGCCGGGATGGTCACCGACCTTGTGCTGTACGACGTCGACCCCGCCCGCCTCGATGCTGTCACCGCTGTTCTCCGCAGCATGCCGGAAGCGCCGGGTGCGCGCCTTGCCGTCCATCCCACCACCGACCTTGTGGAGGCGCTGGCAGGTGCCGGGATGGTGTTCGCCGCCATCCGGCCGGGCGGTACCGCGGGACGGGTTGCGGACGAAAGAGTGGCGCAGGACCTTGGCCTGCTGGGCCAGGAAACAACCGGCGCCGGCGGGATTTCCTACGCCCTGCGGACCATCCCGCACATGCTCCGCCTGGCCCGGCTGATGAAGGAGCATTGCCCGGATGCCTGGCTGATCAACTTCACCAACCCCGCCGGAATGGTCACGGAGGCGCTGCTTCCCGTGCTGGGCGGGAAGGTGATCGGCATCTGCGACTCCGCAGGGGCCCTGGTGCAGCGGGCCGCACGGGCGGCCGGCGCGGCGCTTCCGGAAGGACGGCTCGACGGCGTGGGCTACTACGGGCTCAACCACCTGGGCTGGCTGTACCGGCTGGAGTCCGCCGGGCGGGATGTGCTGCCGGAGCTACTTGAGGACCCGCGGGTGCTGGGCTCGTTCGAGGAGGGCCGGCTGTTCCCGCAGCCGTTCCTGGCCGGCCTTGGCGCACTGCCCAACGAATACCTCTATTACTACTACCAGCACGACGCCGCGCGGACGGCGATGCGCGCGGCGTCCCGTACCCGCGGCGAGACCATCCACGGCCAGCAGCAGGAGCTTTATCCGCGGCTGGCCGCAGCCGGCACCGATGCCTTCCGGCTGTGGGAAGAGGCGCGCCGGTCCCGCGAGGAGGGCTACCTGGCCGAGGCCCGCAGTGAAAGTGGGCAGCGGGACGAGGAGGACTTGGCGGGCGGCGGCTACGAGCGGGTTGCCCTTGCCGCGATGCACGCCCTGTCCGGTGCAGGCGACACCCAGCTGATACTCAACACCCGCAACTCGCTGCCCGCATCACAGCAACCCGGGCCGGACGCCGCCGTGCCACCCGCCGCCCAGCCAGCCACTGCTCAACCAGCCACTGCTGAACCGGCGATTCCGGGGCTGGCGGCGGACGCCGTCGTCGAAGTTCCCTGCACGGTGACCACCAACGGCGCCGTACCACTGGCCCAGCAGGCTCCCCCGGAGCCGCAGCTGGCACTGCTCCGGCGGGTGAAGGAGGTGGAGCGGCTGACGGTGCGGGCGGCCACGGACGGGAACCGGGACGCTGCCCTGGAGGCGTTCACGCGCCATCCCCTGGTGGATTCCCGGGAGCTGGCCGTGCAGCTGCTGGCGGGCTACGAGCGGGAGTTCCCGGCCCTCCGGGACCTGTGGCGCCGTGGCGGGCGTTGAGGGAGGAGTAGTGTTTTATCGGATGCGCACACTACCGGCGCTGCCAGGACACGCCGGTGGCCGGAAGGAGGTCCCATGGCACTGATCCGCAGGGTCGCTTTGCTCTCCCTCCACACCTCCCCCATGGAGCAGCCGGGCTCCGGCGACGCCGGCGGGATGAACGTCTACATCCGCGAACTTGCATCAGCCCTGGCCGAGGCAGGGGTTGAGGTGGAGATCTTCACCCGGTCCACCTCAGCCAACCAGCCCGCCGTCGAACATCCGGATCCCGGCGTCTGCGTGCACAACGTCCTGGCCGGGCCCCTGAAGAAGATCCCCAAGGAAGAGCTTCCGGGCCTGCTGCACAGCATGGTGGCTGAGATCGAGCAGATCCGCCGCCGCCAGCCGCACGGGCGCTACGACGTGATCCATTCGCACTACTGGGTCTCGGGAATTGCGGGGCTGGAGCTGTCCGCACTCTGGGGCGTGCCGCTGGTCCACACCATGCACACGATGGCCAAGGTCAAGAACCTCCTGCTCGAATCAGGTGAACAGCCGGAGCCGCGGCGGCGGGAACTGGGCGAGCACAACATTGTTGACGGCGCGGCCCGGCTCATCGCCAACACGAGCGCCGAGGCAGCAGAACTGGTGTCGCACTACGGCGCCACGTACGACCGGATCGACATCGCCCCGCCCGGCGTGGACCTCAGCACCTTCACGCCTGCCTTCCGGGCCAGGTCCAGGGCAGAGCACGGCATCGGTCCAGGGACGTTCCACCTTGTGTTCGCCGGCCGCATCCAGCGGCTGAAGGGGCCCCAGGTCCTGGTCAGGGCCGCCGCGCTCCTTCGGCGGCGCCGCCCGGACATCGACCTCCGGGTTACCATCCTCGGATCGTTGAGCGGGAACAAGGAATTCAACCTCCGGCGCCTGGTCTCCGAGGCGGAAATGGACGACGTCGTCACGCAGCTTCCGCCGGTCAAGGCACCTGAGCTGGCGGCCTGGTTCAGGGCAGCGGACGTGGTGGTCATGCCCTCCTTCAGCGAATCCTTCGGGCTGGTGGCGCTCGAAGCGCAGGCCTGCGGCACACCCGTGGTGGCCACCCGGGTGGGCGGGCTGTCACGGGCGATCTTCCATGGCAGGACCGGACTGCTGGTGGACGGGCACCACGCCGCCGACTGGGCGGACGCGCTGGAGGCCCTGTACGACGATCCCGCCACCCGCGAAGACATGGGGCGGGCCGCCGCCATCCGCGCCCAGAACTCCGGATGGGCCCGCACTGCGGCGATCACGCTCGAAAGCTACCATGCCGCCGTCGACCGCTACTCGGGGAGCCGGCTGGTGCAGGCCTTTCCGGCCTCATGACTGTTCCCCTCCACGCAAACCTGACCGTACCCGCCAAACAGAAGGACAATGATGCCCTCCACCCCAAGTGACCTGGAGATCGCCAGGGCGGCACGGATCCGGCCCATCGAGGAAATAGCTGCTGCGGCCGGCATTAACGCCGACGCCCTGGAACAGTACGGGCGCTACAAGGCGAAGATCGACCCCGCGCGGCTGCAGGCTCCTGCTCCGGCCGGGAAGGTGGTGCTGGTCTCCGCAATGTCCCCCACGCCCGCCGGCGAGGGGAAGTCCACCACCACGGTGGGGCTGGCGGACTCCCTGGCCCGGGCGGGCCACAAGGTGATGATCGCCCTGCGCGAGCCGTCGCTGGGCCCGGTCCTGGGCATGAAGGGCGGCGCCACCGGCGGCGGCTACTCCCAGGTGCTGCCGATGGACGAAATCAACCTCCACTTCACCGGCGATTTCCACGCCGTGACGGCCGCCAACAATGCCCTGATGGCGCTGGTGGACAACCACATCTACCAGGGGAACCAGCTCAACATCGACCCCCGGCGCATGACGTTCAAACGGGTCCTGGACATGAACGACCGCGCCTTGCGGGAAGTGGTCATCGGGCTGGGCGGGCCCACCCAGGGGATTCCGCGGCAGGACGGTTTCGACATCACGGTGGCGTCCGAAATCATGGCGGTCTTCTGCCTGGCGACTGATGTGGCAGACCTCCGTTCCCGACTGGGCCGGATCACGTTCGGCTACACCTTCGACCGGGCCCCTGTCACGGTTGCGGACCTGGGCGTGCAGGGTGCGCTGACGCTCCTGCTGAAGGAAGCCATCAAACCCAACCTGGTGCAGACCATCGCCGGCACCCCCGCCCTTGTCCACGGCGGTCCCTTCGCCAATATTGCCCACGGCTGCAACTCGCTGATTGCCACCCAGACGGCCCGGCGGCTGGCGGACATCGTGGTCACGGAAGCTGGCTTCGGCGCCGACCTGGGCGCCGAAAAGTTCATGGACATCAAGGCCCGGACCGCCGGCCTGGCGCCTTCAGCGGTTGTGGTGGTGGCAACCGTGCGCGCCCTGAAAATGCAGGGCGGGGTGGCCAAGGACCAGCTCACCGTGCCGGACCTGGCCGCCCTCGAGGCCGGTGTGGCAAACCTGCGCCGGCACGTCCGGAACGTGGAGAAGTTCGGGGTGCCGCCCGTGGTGGCCATCAACAGGTTCGCGTCCGATTCCGCTGAGGAACTCGACTGGCTGCTGGCCTGGTGCGCCGCGGAGGGCGTTCCGGCCGCCGTCGCCGATGTCTGGGGGCATGGGGGCGGAGGCGACGGCGGGGACGAACTTGCCGCGGTTGTAGCCCAGGTAGCCGCCCGCCCGAACAGCTTCCGGCACCTGTACCCCCTGGAACTGCCGGTGGAGGACAAGATCCGGACCATCGCCCAGGAGATCTATGGGGCGGACGGCGTGGATTTCTCGGTTCCTGCCTTGAAGCGGCTGGCGGATATTGAGCGGAACGGGTGGGGCGGGCTGCCGGTGTGCATGGCCAAGACGCAGTACTCGTTTACGGACGACGCGTCCCGCCTCGGCGCACCCAAGGGCTTCACCATCCACGTGCGGGACCTCCTGCCCAAGACCGGCGCAGGGTTCATTGTGGCGCTGACCGGAGCGGTCATGACCATGCCGGGCCTGCCTGCGGCCCCGGCGGCAATGCGGATGGACGTGGACAGCGACGGCAACCCCGTGGGCCTCGCCTAGCGCCCCGCCGCCCCCTGCGACGCTCTCTCACTTAACGTGGGCTTTCCACAGACGCTCTCTCACTTAACCTGGCCTTTCCACAGACGCCCTCTCACTTAACGTGGGCTTTCCGGCGATCCTCTCGCATGTTCCGGCGAGTCAGGGACTCTGGCGGCCGCCGCCAGTGCGGCCACAAGGGCCGGGTCGGCATGCCCACCCGGCCGCAACGACGCGGCGCTCCCCCACCAGAGTGAGAGAGCGCCGCGTGAATACCCACATTAAGTGAGAGAGGATCGTCCAGAAACCGACGTTAAGTGAGAGAGGGTCGCAAGGGGGCAGACGGGCTCAACGCTTAGCGCTCGAGGTCTCCGCGGATGAAGGCTTCCACCTTTTCGCGGGCGAGGTCGTCGTTGAACTGCTCCGGCGGGGACTTCATGAAGTAGCTCGATGCCGAAAGCAGGGGTCCGCCGATGCCGCGGTCCAGGCCGATCTTGGCGGCGCGGATGGCATCGATGATCACGCCGGCGGAGTTGGGTGAGTCCCAGACCTCCAGCTTGTACTCAAGCGACACGGGCGCGTCGCCGAAGTTGCGGCCCTCAAGGCGTACAAACGCCCACTTGCGGTCATCGAGCCACTGGACGTAGTCGGACGGGCCGATGTGCACGTCCTTGGCGGCCAGTTCGGCTTCCACGTTGGACGTGACGGCCTGGGTTTTCGAGATCTTCTTGGACTCCAGCCGGTCGCGCTCCAGCATGTTCTTGAAGTCCATGTTACCGCCGACGTTCAGCTGGTAGGTGCGATCCAGGGTGACACCGCGGTCTTCGAACAGCTTGGCCATGACGCGATGCGTGATGGTGGCGCCGATCTGGCTCTTGATGTCGTCGCCCACGATCGGCACGCCGGCGGCGGTGAACTTGTCAGCCCACTCCTTGGTTCCGGCGATGAACACGGGCAGGGCGTTGACGAAGGCAACCCCGGCGTCGATGGCGCACTGGGCGTAGAACTCTGCAGCTTCCTGCGAGCCGACGGGCAGGTAGCAGACCATAACGTCAACGTTGGCGTCCTTGAGTGCCTGGACAACGTCCACGGGCTCTTCGGTGGACTGCTCGATGGTCTCGAGGTAGTACTTGCCGAGGCCGTCGAGGGTGTGCCCGCGCTGGACGGTGATGCCGGTGGGCGGCACGTCGGCGATCTTGATGGTGTTGTTTTCGCTGGCCAGGATGGCGTCGGCCAGGTCAACGCCGACCTTCTTGCCGTCGACGTCGAACGCGGCGACGAACTCAACGTCACCCACGTGGTACTGGCCGAACTCAACGTGCATCAGGCCGGGGATCGTGGCCTTGGGGTCTGCGTCCTTGTAGTAGTGGACGCCCTGGACCAGCGAAGCGGCACAGTTTCCTACGCCGACGATTGCAACACGAATCGGATGTGAAGACACGGAACTCCTTTGAGGACAAACGTCAGCCGGCCGGTTCGGCTTCGGAGGAAGTACGACGGCGGCCGGCAGGCACGGCGCCGCGCGGCGCCTTTTCATAGTACCCAACGGAGTGGGACAAGGGAGTGTTCCCCTGTCCCACTCAGTGAAACAGCCGTAACGGAGTCAGACGGTCTGCTTCCAGAGGTTGATGTCCGATTCCACGGCGAATTCATCGATGGCGTTCAGCTCATCCGCGGTGAAGTCGAGATTGTTGATGGCGGACAGGGTGTCCTCCAACTGCCGGACGCTTGAGGCACCGATCAGGGCGGACGTGACCGGCGAGCCCTTCGGCTGGTCCCGCAGGATCCACGCGACGGCCATCTGGGCCAGGGACTGCCCGCGGCCCTCGGCGATCCTGTGCAGGCCCCGGACCCGGTCCAGCTTCTCGTCGGTGATCAGGCCTTGGTCCAGGGACTTGTGCTGCGCGGCCCGGGAATCGGCGGGAATGCCGCTGAGGTACCGGTCCGTCAACATGCCCTGGGCAAGCGGTGAGAAGGCGATGGAGCCCGCCCCCACCTGGTCCAAAGCCTCGTAGAGGTTGGGGGTGCCGTTCTCGGTCCAGCGGTTGAGCATGGAGTAGCTGGGCTGGTGGATCAGCAGCGGCGTGCCGAGTTCCTTCAGGATCCGGGCCGCCTCAAGCGTCTGCTCCGGGGTGTAGGAGGAGATGCCGGCGTAGAGTGCCTTGCCCGAACGGACGGCGTGGTCCAGGGCGCCCATCGTCTCTTCCATCGGAGTCTCGGGATCCGGCCGGTGGCTGTAGAAGATGTCCACGTAGTCCAGGCCCATGCGCTGCAGGGACTGGTCCAGGCTGGAAATGAGGTATTTGCGGGAGCCCCATTCCCCGAACGGGCCAGGCCACATGTAGTAGCCGGCCTTGGTGGAGATGATGAGTTCGTCGCGGTAGGGCTTGAAGTCGTCACGCAGGTGCCGGCCGAAGTTGGTCTCGGCCGATCCGGCGGGCGGGCCGTAGTTGTTGGCGAGGTCGAAGTGGTTCACGCCGAGGTCGAAGGCGCGGCGGAGGATGGCGCGCTGTTCGTCAAAGGGCTTGTCGTCGCCGAAGTTGTGCCAGAGGCCGAGGGAGATGGCCGGGAGTTTGAGTCCGCTGCGGCCGACGCGGCGGTAGGGCATGGATTCGTAGCGGTCTTCCGCCGCGGAGTAAGTC contains:
- the tsaB gene encoding tRNA (adenosine(37)-N6)-threonylcarbamoyltransferase complex dimerization subunit type 1 TsaB codes for the protein MLVLAIDTSAVASAALVSSEAPGHVLASFSTEDTRSHAEVLAPGIEDLLAGAGVAGQDIDALVVGVGPGPFTGLRSGIATARTLAFVWGRPLYGLVSLDAVALEVAESAAAVAEFLVVTDARRKEVYWARYSVADGQLPVLEDGPHVSFAGELPDLPAFGAGAGLYADALDAHPGFTEEQPDALFLGKFALARLAEGNGLLDSTPLYLRESDAQVPGPRKRAL
- a CDS encoding glutamate--cysteine ligase encodes the protein MKIDFAPSRQSTLGVEWELALVDGRTGELASVANEVLRGVASRHPELNDDDEHPHIKQELLLNTVELVTGICETAAEAKEDLSRSLAAVREITDPMGVELFCAGSHPFSPPQLQPVTDKARYAKLIDRTQWWGRQMVIYGVHVHVGLDRRDKALPVLDGLVNYFPHFQALSASSPFWGGEDTGYASQRALMFQQLPTAGLPFQFRSWEEYESYVQDMFTTGVIDTLSEIRWDIRPVPNLGTIEMRICDGLATLEEVGAIAALTQCLVDEFSTILDNGGTIPTMPPWHIQENKWRAARYGMDAIIILDAAGKEQLVTEHLLETLNRLEPVAAKLRCADELADVEKIIRRGAGYQRQRRVAAEHGGDLRAVVLDLVKQMRNGPTA
- the alr gene encoding alanine racemase — encoded protein: MTYPATTGESSAAPGHGPRYERSAVIDLDAIRHNVRRLAAAASPAKVMAVVKADAYGHGAVPVARAALEAGASWLGVAHISEALALRAAGIEAPLLAWLHTTESNFGAAVAAGVDIGCSGWELESVVAAAREQERPARIHLKVDTGLGRNGAALDTWDQLVGEAMEYQDQGLLRVVGIFSHLAVADEPERPETDQQLATFREVLAVAEDAGVDPEVRHLANTPATLSRPDTHFDLVRVGLGIYGLSPFSGQSSAELGLRPAMTLRTLVSQCKGVPDGQGVSYGLRYHTSGPSTLGLIPMGYADGVPRVATGGPVRVAGRTYPVVGRIAMDQMVIDMGDDGPGGADLLGAEAELFGDGADGGPTADDWARAAGTINYEIVTRISPRVPRYFVNEEDQRSASSQETSS
- the tsaD gene encoding tRNA (adenosine(37)-N6)-threonylcarbamoyltransferase complex transferase subunit TsaD codes for the protein MNRSQPLVLGIESSCDETGVGVVRGTTLLTNTVSSSMDEHVRFGGVIPEIASRAHLDAFVPTLEQALSEAGVTLDEVDAIAVTSGPGLAGALMVGVCAAKALAVATGKPLYAINHLVAHVGVGLLDGKNAARQGSAAPQLPDNLGALLVSGGHTEILKINSITDDVVLLGSTIDDAAGEAYDKVARILGLGYPGGPAIDKVARTGNPKSIRFPRGLSQPKYMGTAEEPGKHRYDWSFSGLKTAVARCVEQFEARGEEIPVADIAAAFQEAVVDIISSKAVLACREHGIKDVLLGGGVAANSRLRELTGQRCASAGIRLHVPPLDLCTDNGAMVAALGAQLVMAGVEPSGIHFAPDSSMPVTSVSLPA
- the rimI gene encoding ribosomal protein S18-alanine N-acetyltransferase encodes the protein MTLDDIPAVSALEQRLFPVDAWPLQMFLDELSQPETRRYLVAQGSDGIVGYAGLMCIEPIADVQTIAVVPEYEGRGIGTALLTSLIDEARRRRAADVLLEVRADNPRAQQLYVRFGFEQIHIRPRYYRDGTDALIMRLQLAGTPATGTSATGTPGTGADDVNPKEGGQP
- a CDS encoding carbohydrate kinase family protein, whose product is MDAIPARPFDPLAAVRPPSTPGFDVLLAGTVFQDIIFTGLPHAPEPGTEIWSDGMGSCPGGVANQAIAAARLGLKTGLAAAFGDDGYGDFNWKILSGQEHVDLTLSQKVPGWHSPVTVSLCVEKDRSMVTHGHAAPITSSELIGDPPPALAGIAEVGREIEPWAKAAHHAGVKLFGDVGWDPSGEWAPARLDNLQYFHAFLPNQREAMAFTGKDDPWTALYALADRVPVAVVTLGAQGAMAVDSETGEEEWVPSLPVKAYDPTGAGDCFDAAFIVGSLAGWPLGNRLRFANLCASLAVQEVGGSLAAPGWGDIADWWKRANARPERQTSQWLRRFGFLADIIQDVPLAAQRRASATIAHLSDA
- the tsaE gene encoding tRNA (adenosine(37)-N6)-threonylcarbamoyltransferase complex ATPase subunit type 1 TsaE, whose protein sequence is MSTNGEAALPNWEKTFTATTAEQTHALAVSLAAALEAGDLLVLSGELGAGKTTFTQGLGEGLGVREGIISPTFVLVRIHPNLADGPRPGGPDLVHVDAYRLGSAAEIDDIDLENTMDSAVTVVEWGRDRVEHLSESRLEIDLHRAIGLGAGLPSAGASSAGLQSAGLDFDTEDMDEPRTIVMRGYGPRWAAAPELGAATEGVR